Proteins from a single region of Desulfolutivibrio sulfoxidireducens:
- the hisH gene encoding imidazole glycerol phosphate synthase subunit HisH, whose translation MLAILDYKAGNQTSVRRALDHLGIPCRVTADPGAIESASGIIFPGVGAAGQAMDELTQTGLDRVIKAQVDAGKPLLGICVGCQILLDYSAENDTKALGIISGECAMFNRSLTEEDGIPIRVPHMGWNRINTVRDCEILSGIEPEAEFYFVHSYYPVPAPEFVLAETFYGVNFCSVHGRPGLWAVQFHPEKSGRPGLQLLANFNAYCREAAHAQ comes from the coding sequence ATGCTCGCCATCCTCGACTACAAGGCCGGAAACCAGACCAGCGTCCGTCGGGCCCTGGACCATCTCGGCATCCCCTGCCGGGTCACCGCCGACCCCGGGGCCATCGAAAGCGCCTCCGGGATCATCTTTCCGGGCGTGGGCGCGGCCGGACAGGCCATGGACGAACTGACCCAGACCGGCCTGGACCGGGTCATAAAGGCCCAGGTGGACGCCGGAAAGCCGCTTCTGGGCATCTGCGTGGGCTGCCAGATCCTGCTCGACTACAGCGCCGAAAACGACACCAAGGCCCTGGGGATCATTTCCGGGGAATGCGCCATGTTCAACCGGTCCCTGACCGAGGAGGACGGCATCCCCATCCGGGTGCCGCACATGGGCTGGAACCGGATCAACACGGTGCGGGACTGCGAGATCCTGTCCGGCATCGAACCCGAGGCCGAATTCTATTTCGTGCACAGCTACTACCCCGTGCCCGCGCCGGAATTCGTCCTGGCCGAGACCTTCTACGGCGTCAATTTCTGCTCGGTGCACGGCCGCCCTGGACTGTGGGCCGTGCAGTTCCATCCGGAAAAAAGCGGCCGGCCGGGGCTTCAGCTTTTGGCCAATTTCAACGCCTACTGCCGGGAGGCCGCCCATGCTCAGTAA